The following are from one region of the Sphaerochaeta sp. genome:
- the dctP gene encoding TRAP transporter substrate-binding protein DctP — protein sequence MKKLFVALLMVLTVFTLSVAAQGGTEAAGTKTTAPAKTVTLKLSEVHAEGYPTALADHEFARLVEERTNGRVKIEVYTGGTLYGQETGSIEAMQAGDLAFARVSASPVASYVPALNAIQMPFLYKNAAHQWAVLDGEIGQQMLADIEKSGSGLMGLCYYDAGARSFYLTKEVHSVADMKGLKIRMQNNQMMVDMVTSLGATGVTGIGPNDVYSAITQKVIDGAENNWPTYQNMGDYEAAKYYILDEHTRVPEILLGSVAALKAVSADDLAIIKQCAKDTEEFREESLGRQRERVRRDRPRQGYGGHRADSGSQG from the coding sequence ATGAAAAAACTGTTCGTCGCTCTGTTGATGGTGCTGACGGTATTCACCCTGTCAGTCGCCGCGCAAGGTGGAACGGAAGCCGCAGGCACCAAAACCACTGCTCCCGCCAAAACGGTCACCTTGAAGCTTTCCGAAGTGCACGCCGAAGGATATCCCACGGCACTTGCTGATCACGAGTTCGCCCGCTTGGTCGAAGAGCGCACCAATGGCAGAGTAAAAATTGAAGTGTACACCGGCGGAACGCTGTACGGACAGGAAACGGGATCCATCGAAGCCATGCAGGCTGGTGACCTTGCTTTCGCTCGTGTATCCGCATCCCCCGTTGCTTCGTACGTTCCCGCCCTCAACGCCATTCAGATGCCGTTCCTGTACAAGAACGCCGCTCACCAGTGGGCAGTCCTTGATGGCGAAATCGGCCAGCAGATGCTTGCTGACATCGAGAAGTCTGGTTCCGGCCTGATGGGTCTCTGCTACTATGATGCAGGTGCCCGTTCCTTCTATCTGACCAAGGAAGTCCATTCCGTCGCCGACATGAAGGGCTTGAAGATTCGTATGCAGAACAACCAGATGATGGTTGATATGGTCACTTCCCTGGGAGCCACCGGTGTGACCGGTATCGGACCGAACGACGTCTACTCTGCCATCACCCAGAAAGTGATCGACGGTGCAGAGAACAACTGGCCGACCTACCAGAACATGGGTGACTACGAAGCCGCCAAGTACTACATTCTTGACGAGCACACCAGAGTCCCTGAGATTCTGCTTGGTTCCGTCGCTGCCCTGAAGGCTGTCAGTGCCGATGATCTTGCCATCATCAAGCAGTGCGCCAAGGACACCGAGGAATTTCGAGAAGAAAGCCTGGGCCGCCAAAGAGAAAGAGTCCGAAGAGATCGTCCGCGCCAAGGGTACGGTGGTCATCGAGCTGACTCCGGAAGCCAAGGCTGA
- a CDS encoding TRAP transporter small permease, whose product MQERHSKQSFHEWAVAKNMVPDYANNQGHMFSEWLRVINHWAHFIMLIIAEVALASMIVIVFMTVLLRYVFNTGIGWAEEVPRLLVTLFAFLAMAFGVRDHIHISVNLLYNRCGKWGKKFFDYLCDTSMLVCGIYFLYFGGRRMLMMMKFPGTLPMTGWPTWLQYLPIPLAGFLITFDCILFLTGVLDKGDLLYSAKEVDYVAIVKQREAARQLKEASK is encoded by the coding sequence ATGCAAGAAAGACATTCCAAACAATCATTCCACGAATGGGCGGTAGCCAAGAACATGGTGCCTGATTACGCGAATAATCAAGGACACATGTTCTCTGAATGGTTGCGGGTCATCAACCACTGGGCCCATTTCATCATGTTGATCATCGCCGAAGTCGCGCTTGCCTCGATGATCGTCATCGTCTTCATGACCGTACTGCTTCGGTACGTCTTCAATACCGGCATCGGTTGGGCGGAGGAGGTCCCCCGTCTCCTGGTGACGTTGTTCGCGTTCCTCGCCATGGCGTTCGGAGTGCGCGACCACATCCACATCTCCGTCAACCTGCTGTACAACCGTTGCGGCAAATGGGGCAAGAAGTTTTTTGATTATCTGTGTGACACCTCCATGCTGGTCTGTGGAATATACTTCCTGTACTTCGGCGGCAGACGCATGCTGATGATGATGAAGTTCCCCGGTACCCTGCCGATGACCGGCTGGCCGACCTGGCTGCAGTACCTTCCCATTCCGCTTGCCGGCTTCCTGATCACGTTCGACTGTATCCTGTTCTTGACAGGGGTCTTGGACAAAGGAGACCTGCTGTACAGCGCGAAGGAAGTGGATTACGTCGCCATCGTGAAACAGCGTGAAGCGGCGAGACAACTCAAGGAGGCCTCCAAATGA
- a CDS encoding TRAP transporter substrate-binding protein, protein MKRLIPCLLLIPLLLLSCSKQEPATTQQPSPQLVLRYAENQPLEYPTTQAALWFAEQVNQRTDGRISIIVYPDAKLGDEKSVFEQMEFGAIDFARGSLSPLSELAPSLNILQLPYLYRDAQHMWNVLDGAIGDQFLRSLEPKGIIGLSWYDAGSRNFYTSGHSITTLQDMQHLKIRVQESQLMSAMIIALGATPVQMPYGNVYASLQTGEVDGAENNWPSYEATRHYEVAKYFVTDGHNRVPEMQIVSAMTWDSLSQEDRDIIAQCARESSAIERKLWAEKEQTAREHVLSKGVVVTELAPGEREKFEEAVRPLYTTFGSGYQDIIQQIQATP, encoded by the coding sequence ATGAAACGTCTGATACCGTGCCTCCTGCTCATCCCGCTGTTGCTTCTCTCCTGTTCCAAACAGGAACCAGCCACCACCCAGCAACCCAGTCCGCAACTGGTACTCAGATATGCGGAAAACCAACCACTGGAGTACCCGACCACCCAGGCCGCCCTGTGGTTCGCCGAGCAGGTCAACCAACGGACGGACGGGCGGATTTCCATCATCGTCTACCCGGACGCAAAACTGGGCGATGAGAAATCGGTGTTCGAACAGATGGAATTCGGCGCGATTGATTTTGCCCGTGGCTCGCTTTCCCCGCTCTCCGAACTCGCGCCGTCGCTGAACATCCTCCAGCTCCCCTACCTGTACCGGGACGCCCAGCACATGTGGAATGTCCTGGACGGGGCGATCGGCGACCAGTTCCTCCGCTCCCTGGAGCCAAAAGGAATCATCGGGCTTTCCTGGTATGACGCAGGTTCACGGAACTTCTACACCTCCGGACATTCCATCACCACGCTCCAGGACATGCAACACCTGAAGATCCGTGTCCAGGAATCCCAACTGATGAGCGCGATGATCATTGCCCTGGGCGCCACACCGGTGCAGATGCCCTATGGAAACGTGTACGCCAGTCTGCAGACCGGAGAAGTGGATGGCGCGGAAAACAACTGGCCAAGCTACGAAGCCACCCGCCACTACGAGGTTGCCAAGTACTTTGTCACCGACGGGCACAACCGGGTTCCGGAAATGCAGATCGTCAGCGCCATGACGTGGGACAGCCTGAGCCAGGAAGACCGGGACATCATTGCCCAGTGCGCCAGGGAATCCTCCGCCATTGAGCGGAAACTTTGGGCGGAGAAGGAACAGACGGCCAGGGAACACGTCCTTTCCAAAGGCGTGGTGGTCACCGAACTCGCTCCCGGAGAACGGGAGAAGTTTGAGGAAGCGGTACGTCCGCTGTACACCACGTTCGGTTCGGGATACCAGGACATCATCCAACAGATCCAAGCTACTCCATAG